One window of Manihot esculenta cultivar AM560-2 chromosome 17, M.esculenta_v8, whole genome shotgun sequence genomic DNA carries:
- the LOC110604632 gene encoding 4-coumarate--CoA ligase-like 6, translating to MGSQPAQVTKLADTMKPTFPEWYSPQTGIYSSKYPTIPLPTDPFLDVVSFIFSHNHNGQTALIDHLSGSSISYSDLFPLVKSIASALHSILGIKQGDVVLLLLPNSIYFPIIFLAVLYVGAIVTTMNPLSTLLEIKKQIVDCKACMAFSVLEKASKLQSLGIPIICVPENVNFLKEKKEFEVFYKLVYGNVDLGLRPVIRQEDTAAILYSSGTTGASKGAILTHRNFISVVELFIRFEASQYEYSSSENVYLAALPMFHVYGLSLFVIGLLSLGTSIVVMRKFDANEMVKAIDGYGVTHFPVVPPILQALTKKANSVSANCFKSLKQVSCGGAPLYGKTIQDFLEILPHVDFIQGYGMTELTAVGTRGFNTEHFQKYSSIGLLAPNMQAKVMDWITGCSLPPGCSGELWIRGPAVMKEYLNNSKATASTIDKDGWLHTGDIVYIDYDGYLHIVDRLKEIIKYKGFQIAPADLEAVLISHPDILDAAVTAAADKECGEIPVAFLVKRSGNNLTQEEVINHVAEQVAPYKKVRKVIFVESIPKSAAGKILRRELRHYLTSRL from the exons ATGGGATCCCAACCTGCTCAGGTGACGAAACTCGCAGACACCATGAAACCCACCTTCCCAGAATGGTATTCTCCACAAACAGGAATCTACAGCAGTAAATACCCCACCATTCCTCTCCCCACTGACCCTTTTCTTGATGTTGTTTCCTTCATTTTCTCACACAATCACAATGGCCAAACAGCTCTAATTGATCATTTATCTGGGTCTTCAATCTCTTATTCAGACCTCTTTCCTTTGGTTAAATCCATAGCTTCTGCTCTTCACAGCATTCTTGGTATTAAACAAGGTGATGTGGTTTTGCTTTTGTTGCCCAATTCCATCTACTTTCCCATTATTTTCTTAGCTGTTCTCTACGTTGGTGCAATTGTCACTACCATGAATCCTCTCAGTACTTTGTTGGAAATTAAGAAGCAAATCGTTGATTGCAAGGCATGTATGGCTTTTTCTGTTTTGGAAAAAGCTTCCAAATTACAGTCATTGGGGATTCCTATTATTTGTGTACCAGAAAATGTGAATTttctaaaagaaaagaaggaatTTGAAGTTTTCTATAAGCTGGTTTATGGTAATGTTGATTTAGGTTTGAGGCCAGTGATTAGGCAGGAAGATACAGCTGCAATATTGTATTCATCAGGTACTACTGGTGCTAGCAAAGGGGCTATTCTAACACACAGGAATTTTATTTCTGTGGTTGAGCTTTTTATAAGGTTTGAGGCTTCGCAGTATGAGTATTCAAGTTCAGAGAATGTGTATTTAGCTGCTTTGCCAATGTTTCATGTATATGGGCTATCACTCTTTGTGATAGGACTGTTGTCACTGGGCACTAGCATTGTTGTTATGAGGAAATTTGATGCCAATGAGATGGTGAAGGCAATTGATGGGTATGGAGTCACTCACTTTCCTGTTGTTCCTCCAATACTCCAAGCGTTGACGAAGAAAGCCAATAGTGTTTCTGCAAATTGCTTCAAGAGTTTGAAGCAGGTTTCATGTGGAGGAGCTCCTTTGTATGGCAAAACTATACAGGATTTTCTGGAAATTCTCCCTCATGTTGATTTCATTCAG GGTTATGGCATGACCGAGTTGACTGCTGTAGGAACCCGTGGCTTCAATACTGAACACTTTCAAAAATACTCTTCAATAGGACTTTTAGCTCCTAATATGCAAGCTAAAGTGATGGATTGGATCACTGGTTGTTCCTTGCCTCCTGGCTGTAGTGGCGAGCTTTGGATTCGAGGACCTGCAGTTATGAAAG AGTACTTGAATAATAGCAAGGCAACTGCATCGACAATTGACAAAGATGGTTGGCTGCATACTGGAGACATTGTATATATTGATTATGATGGATACTTGCATATAGTTGATCGTTTGAAAGAAATAATCAAATACAAGGGTTTTCAG ATCGCTCCTGCTGATTTAGAGGCTGTGTTGATTTCCCATCCTGATATACTCGATGCTGCAGTAACAGC TGCTGCTGACAAAGAATGTGGGGAAATACCTGTGGCATTTTTGGTCAAGAGGAGTGGAAACAACCTAACACAAGAAGAAGTTATCAACCATGTAGCTGAACAG GTTGCACCATATAAGAAGGTGAGGAAGGTGATCTTTGTGGAATCCATACCAAAGTCCGCCGCTGGAAAGATCCTCCGGAGGGAGCTCAGACACTATCTGACTTCTAGACTGTAA